A region from the Armatimonadota bacterium genome encodes:
- the rplV gene encoding 50S ribosomal protein L22, translating into MPPEENGLAREATHREHRRRELGRQVRDDEARAVAKFVRVPPRKARLVIDEVRGLYATDAIVFLRFIPNRAAQYIQRVVASAIANAARNHDLQPERLKVVEARVDEGPRQKRVQPRAQGRAYRILKRTSHITIVVRQVEPKPAKPRKVETGGRAAAARQAKGTTAAPAAHAASPARTRKAPAPAVKAEAAAEAAVMEAPAVVETVVEQPVTATPIGAEAHEQANESVVQEDHGESDATEADA; encoded by the coding sequence ATGCCGCCGGAAGAGAACGGGTTAGCCCGTGAAGCCACTCATCGCGAACATCGCCGCCGTGAACTGGGACGCCAGGTGCGCGACGACGAGGCACGAGCTGTAGCCAAGTTCGTCCGCGTACCGCCCCGCAAGGCGCGTTTGGTAATCGATGAGGTACGCGGACTGTACGCCACCGACGCGATCGTATTCCTGCGGTTTATTCCAAACCGCGCCGCGCAGTACATTCAGCGCGTGGTGGCATCGGCTATTGCCAATGCCGCACGGAATCATGACCTTCAGCCTGAACGGCTGAAGGTCGTGGAGGCACGCGTCGATGAAGGACCGCGGCAAAAGCGCGTTCAGCCACGGGCACAGGGCCGCGCTTATCGGATTCTCAAGCGCACGAGCCATATTACAATCGTCGTACGGCAGGTAGAGCCGAAGCCGGCGAAGCCGCGAAAAGTTGAAACGGGAGGACGCGCTGCGGCTGCGCGCCAGGCGAAAGGCACAACGGCAGCTCCTGCCGCTCACGCGGCGTCGCCGGCACGCACCCGGAAAGCGCCGGCACCGGCCGTGAAAGCGGAGGCAGCGGCAGAAGCCGCCGTCATGGAGGCGCCGGCGGTTGTAGAAACTGTCGTTGAGCAGCCGGTTACGGCAACACCGATCGGCGCCGAGGCGCACGAGCAGGCGAACGAGAGCGTTGTGCAGGAAGACCATGGCGAGAGTGACGCAACCGAGGCGGATGCGTAA
- the rpsC gene encoding 30S ribosomal protein S3 has protein sequence MGQKVHPIGFRVGVFVDAQSKWYAPPRGCADAVYEDWKIRDYVKKHLPNAAISRVTLEKASNRITVTLHSAKAGMIIGRGGKGIDELKAALDKLTGKLVYVRVSEIKYPDIDAQLVAESVAQQIEKRIAYKRAMRQAIMRAMKLGVKGIRIMCAGRLAGAEMARREQDRQGQIPLHTLRADIDYGFTEAATTYGNIGIKVWIYKRDLLPGQPRESDADLARSFRPEGRADRSSERSDRGRRGARGGRPRPAMTPRSASPAETAAPAAPSTSAESPSPEAPAAG, from the coding sequence TTGGGCCAAAAGGTTCATCCCATCGGGTTTCGGGTTGGAGTCTTCGTCGATGCGCAGAGCAAATGGTACGCGCCACCGCGCGGCTGTGCCGATGCCGTTTACGAAGACTGGAAGATCCGCGACTACGTTAAAAAGCATCTTCCGAATGCCGCGATCTCCCGGGTTACGTTGGAGAAGGCGTCCAACCGAATAACCGTCACGCTCCATTCTGCCAAGGCCGGCATGATCATCGGCCGCGGAGGCAAGGGTATCGATGAACTGAAGGCTGCGCTGGATAAGCTGACGGGGAAACTGGTCTATGTTCGCGTGTCGGAGATCAAATACCCCGACATCGATGCACAGCTGGTGGCCGAGTCGGTGGCGCAGCAGATCGAAAAGCGGATCGCCTACAAGCGGGCGATGCGACAAGCAATCATGAGGGCCATGAAGCTTGGAGTGAAGGGTATCCGCATCATGTGCGCCGGTCGCCTTGCAGGAGCCGAAATGGCGCGGCGTGAGCAGGATAGGCAGGGGCAGATACCGCTTCACACGCTTCGCGCCGACATCGACTACGGCTTTACAGAGGCCGCGACCACATATGGCAATATCGGGATCAAGGTTTGGATCTACAAGCGCGATCTCCTTCCGGGGCAGCCGCGGGAATCCGACGCGGACCTTGCCCGCTCATTCCGCCCTGAGGGCCGGGCAGATCGGTCGTCCGAACGATCGGACCGCGGTCGGCGAGGCGCCCGCGGCGGTCGGCCAAGGCCGGCGATGACGCCACGGTCTGCTTCACCGGCGGAAACTGCAGCACCGGCTGCGCCATCGACATCTGCTGAGTCTCCGTCTCCCGAAGCGCCGGCAGCCGGTTAA
- the rplP gene encoding 50S ribosomal protein L16, which produces MLMPKRVKHRKQHRGRRAGTAHSGNVVSFGDYGLQALEACWMTANQIEAARIAMNRYVRRNGKIWIRIFPDKPFTKKPAETRMGSGKGAPEGWVAVVKPGRVLFEMGGVTEELAREAMRLASHKLPIDTRFVMRETAGVASSPETESADGE; this is translated from the coding sequence ATGTTGATGCCAAAGCGGGTCAAACATCGAAAACAGCACCGCGGTCGCCGCGCGGGCACGGCTCATTCCGGAAACGTGGTGAGCTTCGGCGACTACGGACTGCAGGCTCTTGAAGCCTGTTGGATGACCGCTAATCAGATCGAAGCGGCTCGTATCGCCATGAACCGGTACGTTCGGCGAAACGGCAAAATCTGGATCCGCATCTTTCCGGACAAACCGTTTACCAAAAAGCCCGCCGAAACTCGCATGGGTTCCGGCAAAGGCGCTCCCGAAGGCTGGGTAGCAGTGGTCAAGCCGGGACGCGTGCTCTTTGAGATGGGTGGCGTAACCGAGGAGTTGGCGCGCGAGGCAATGCGGCTCGCGTCGCACAAACTTCCGATTGATACTCGGTTCGTCATGCGCGAGACGGCCGGAGTCGCCTCTTCGCCGGAAACCGAATCGGCAGACGGAGAGTAA
- the rpmC gene encoding 50S ribosomal protein L29, with protein MRLQLRQVTDDELWLEVSKLRRSLYDLRRKHVMRQLEDVNAIRRTRRQIARALTLLRERELTGTGPA; from the coding sequence CTGCGGCTTCAACTGCGGCAGGTAACCGACGATGAACTGTGGCTGGAAGTATCCAAGCTGCGCCGGTCTCTCTATGACCTGCGGCGCAAGCACGTGATGCGCCAATTGGAAGATGTTAACGCTATCAGACGTACGCGCCGACAGATTGCGCGTGCACTGACGCTTCTCCGTGAGCGAGAGCTCACCGGAACAGGACCGGCATGA
- the rpsQ gene encoding 30S ribosomal protein S17, whose protein sequence is MIEENVNEDQVPVEHDSPVVAELSAAAAASEVVESPERLVAAEPAVDTADVLAASQPEADTGDAAAVAEPEADTADVVSVAPHEPEPAAVAAAPAPPRKAGSGRKPVANKQPPAPAVAAPKPTLAAATGERGRRKVRQGRVVSDKMEKTVIVLVETRVRHPLYGKIMRQSSRLYAHDELASAAGDTVEVMETRPLSKLKRWRVTRIVERAK, encoded by the coding sequence ATGATCGAAGAAAACGTGAACGAAGACCAAGTACCCGTTGAGCACGACAGTCCCGTTGTGGCAGAGCTGTCCGCGGCCGCAGCAGCATCGGAAGTCGTCGAGTCGCCTGAGAGGTTGGTGGCAGCAGAACCGGCGGTTGACACTGCCGATGTACTGGCAGCCTCCCAGCCTGAGGCTGACACCGGCGACGCCGCAGCCGTAGCGGAGCCTGAGGCAGATACCGCGGACGTGGTGTCGGTGGCGCCGCACGAACCGGAGCCAGCGGCCGTTGCGGCTGCGCCGGCTCCGCCGCGCAAAGCCGGCTCGGGACGGAAGCCTGTTGCCAATAAGCAGCCACCAGCGCCCGCCGTTGCCGCGCCGAAGCCAACCCTTGCTGCCGCCACGGGCGAACGCGGCCGACGCAAGGTGCGCCAGGGCCGAGTGGTGAGCGATAAGATGGAGAAGACGGTGATTGTGCTCGTTGAAACGCGAGTGCGACATCCGCTCTACGGCAAAATCATGCGGCAAAGCAGCCGGCTGTACGCACATGACGAACTTGCCAGCGCGGCCGGCGATACCGTGGAGGTAATGGAAACCCGGCCGCTTTCCAAACTGAAGCGCTGGCGCGTAACACGCATTGTTGAGAGGGCAAAGTAG
- the rplN gene encoding 50S ribosomal protein L14: MIQPYTRLKCADNSGAREILCIRVLKGSNTRYAFVGDVIVGVVKSATPNQQVKKSDVVKCVVVRTRHPIRRPDGSVLRFDDNAAVVIQPNLEPRGTRIFGPVARELRDHDFMKIISLAPEVL, from the coding sequence ATGATCCAACCCTACACAAGATTGAAGTGTGCCGATAACTCCGGCGCACGCGAGATACTCTGCATCCGTGTGCTGAAAGGCTCCAACACGCGCTACGCCTTCGTCGGTGACGTGATTGTGGGAGTTGTCAAGTCGGCCACGCCGAACCAGCAGGTAAAGAAGAGCGACGTTGTCAAGTGCGTGGTCGTGCGCACCAGGCATCCTATCCGGCGCCCCGATGGCTCCGTGCTGCGATTCGACGACAATGCTGCCGTGGTGATCCAGCCGAATCTGGAGCCGCGCGGAACGCGTATCTTCGGTCCCGTAGCTCGCGAGTTACGCGACCACGACTTTATGAAGATCATTTCGCTTGCTCCTGAGGTGCTATAG
- the rplX gene encoding 50S ribosomal protein L24 encodes MPNKPVRLRVHKGDTVQVITGKDVTKRGEVLAAYPKRNQVLVKGVNMITRHTKDRQTNRPGAFGGSEVVKGGRVEKEAPMLACKVMVVCPSCHKPTRVGLAFRDGADKPARRKYRVCKHPECGKPLDAR; translated from the coding sequence ATGCCGAATAAGCCGGTCCGCTTGCGCGTACACAAAGGCGATACGGTTCAGGTAATAACCGGCAAGGACGTAACCAAACGCGGCGAAGTTCTCGCCGCCTACCCAAAACGCAACCAGGTGCTGGTAAAGGGCGTGAATATGATCACGCGCCACACCAAAGATCGCCAGACCAACCGGCCAGGGGCGTTTGGAGGCAGCGAGGTGGTGAAGGGCGGGCGGGTTGAGAAAGAGGCGCCGATGCTCGCCTGCAAGGTGATGGTCGTGTGCCCTAGTTGCCATAAGCCTACGCGCGTAGGGTTGGCCTTTCGTGATGGCGCCGACAAGCCCGCGCGCCGGAAGTATCGCGTATGCAAACATCCCGAGTGTGGCAAGCCACTGGATGCACGCTGA